The region TCTGCGCCGGATTGGCGGCGTAGTTGCCGTAGTGGCCGCTGTGGCTGTCCTGACGCGGGCCGAACACTTTCAGCGTAGCCTGGGCCACGCCGCGATTGCCGAACACCAGAGTCGGCAGATTGCTGGCGTGCATCGGGCCGTCCAGCACGACCAGCAGATCGGCCTTGAGCAGCGCCTGGTTCTGGTCGATCACCTTGCCCAGCGACGGCGAGCCTTTTTCTTCTTCCGCGTCGAGGATGATCTTGACGTTGACCGACGGCGTCGCGCCGCTGGCTTTCAAGGCGTCGAACGCGGCCAGCATCATCATGATCGGCGCCTTGTCATCCGCTGCTGCACGGCCGAACAAGCGCCATTCGGGATTCGGATTGGCGCCATAGAGCTGCTCGATCGGCAGCGCTTCCCATTGGCCGGCGGCGTTGCGCTGCTTGAGCGTCGGCTTCCACGGGCTTTCCTGCTGCCATTCGGACGGCGTCACTGCTTGTCCGTCGAGATGGGCATAGAACAATACGGTGGTGGCGCCGGCCTTGTTGCCCGGCAGTTCGGCGAACAGCATCGGCTTGCCATCGTTGGCCAGTTGGCGCGTGCGGAAACCGCGGCGCTGGAAGGCCTGCTCGAACCAGGCGGTATTGCGCTGGATGTCGGCGGCGACGATGGAGTCGTTGGGGATGGCGAGCACTTCGGTCCATTCCCGGAAAGTGCCTTTGGCGGCCGCGGACGTTTGCGCGACGCTGACTTCAGCGGCCTGCAGCGATGCGGAGCACAGCATCACGGCGGCGGCACAGGCTGCAGTCAGCGAGAAGGACAGCGAGCGGCGGGAGAGATTCTTCATGTGATTTCCTGTTGGCAATGGATGCCACATGATACAGAAATCACTGCTCCCGCCGCCTTGAAAATAATTCACGGATGCGCGCCGGTGCACGCGCATGGTCCAGGCAATATCTTCAAGCCGAGGTATCGATGATGCTGCCGATCGCCTTGAAACCGTCCGACACTTCGTCGGCCACGGTGTGGGCCGCGGACTTGACGGCATCGACAGCGGTGTCGACGGTGTCGCTGATTTCATTACCGACTTTGGCGGCGGCGTTTTTGACGGGCGCGACCACGTTGTCGTAGATCGCGTTGCTGTAGGACGAGGTGACGGATGAAATGCTCATGGCTGGCTCCCTGCAGGTTGTAGGTAATTCTCCTGCTCTCAGCATAGCCATTCGCCGCGCGGACCGAAACCCGCGCAGGCGTCATTCCAGGTAAAACGATTTAAAGATTTGTAAACCCGGCGCCATCAGGGCGTATTGATGAAGCGTTCGATCATGCCGGCCGCCTTGTCGATATTGAGCACGCCTTCCAGATGGCCGCCCGGTCCCTGCAGCAGATACAGCGTGCCGCGGCCACCCAGTTTCTTGAACCGTTGCAATGCCTCCGACGACAGCTTGAGCGGGAACACCAGGTCGGTCGAACTCGGGATGAACAGGATCTTGGCCTTGATGCCTTTGACCTCGTCGTCGCTGAGGTGGTACAGCTGGTTGGCTTTGGACATGTAGATGATGCTGTTGCCATCGGCCACCTTGGCGCGTGCGCGGGCGCCGGCTTCCAGCGCCGCCTCGATCTTGAACTGGTTGCCCATGGCTGCGCCGGGCGGCTTGGCAGGATCCGCAGGTGCATAGCCGAAGGCGGCTTGCGCCCAGTCCCAGTGGCGCGTCTGCACGGTCACGACCTTGAGCGCGGCGGCCACCCCGTCATCCGGCTCGCCGCTGCCGTAGTAATCGCCCTGCCGCCATTTCGGATCGAGCCGGACCGGCAGCGACCAGACGTCGAGCAGGCTGATCACGTAAGGACTGATGTCGAATCCGGGACCGATGACGTGCACCACGCGCTTGACGAAATCGGGATACAGCGCGGCCCACTCCATCGCCTGGATCGAACCGCCCGATGCGCCTACCGCCGCCACCAGCTGGCGCACGCCGAGCTTGTCGAGCAATTGCTTGTGCACGCGCACCGAATCGCGCATCGCCACCACCGGGAAGCTCATGCCGTAAGGCTTGCCGGTGGCGGCGTTGATCGAGGCCGGACCGGTGGTGGTCACCATCGGATCCTTGGTATTGATGTTGACCAGCGTATCGGCGCTGATGACGAAATACTTGTCGGTGTCGATCGCCTTGCCCGGGCCGATGATGCTGTCCCAGTAACCGGGTGCGGCGTCGCTGTCCTTGTATTTTCCGGCGGCGTGCGAGGTGCCGGAATAGAAGTGCGCGACGAAAATGGCGTTGTCGCCGACGTCGTTGAGCTTGCCGTAGGTCTCATAGCCGACGCGTACGTTGCGGATTTCCTGGCCGCCGACGGTGGTATAGGACGGCAGCGTGAAAACCTGCTTGGTCACCAGCGGCAATGGCGCCGTGCTGTGCTGCGCCGCTTGCATTTGTGGCTGCGACTGTAGCTGCGCCTGCGGCTGCAACTGCCGCGCCTGCAATTGCGGCTGCGCGGAGAAGGCGGCGCCGGACAAGGCTGACAGCGCACCAAAAAACGTCAATGAGAAAAACACGCGGCGAACAAGGATCATGAAGTCGTCTCCGGATCGTTTGATTGTGCAGTGCCCTGCATGCGGAGCAGCCACTTTACGACAAGCCTCGGCGCGTCACAACCACCCTGTGTAAAAATACGGGCTTGCATTCATTACGGAGACTTCCCTTGCCTACTGCCAAACTGCCCGACGTCGCCGGTCTCTTGCAACTGCACAACGCCCACGGCGACAGCGCCGTCATCAGCCTGTACGGCGCCCAATTGCTGTCGTGGCAAACCGCCGACGGCCGCGAACACCTGTATTGCACACCGGAGCCTTCGCTCAAGCCTGGCGCCTCCATCCGCGGCGGCGTGCCGGTGTGCTTTCCGCAATTTTCCGGACGCGGCGCCCTGCCCAAGCACGGCCTGGTGCGCAACCTGGTCTGGCAGATCGACGGCGACGTATTGAGCGGCGCCGGCCAGGACGTCGCGTATGCGCGCCTGTCGTTGTCGGACTCGGACGCCACGCGCGCGCTGTGGCCGCACAGCTTCGCCTTGCAGCTGCAGGTCGAGCTCGGCGCCGGCTGGGTCAGCGTCGCGCTCAACGTCACCAACACCGGCGACAGCGCGTTCGATTTCACCACTGCGCTGCACACCTACCTGGCCACGCCTGACGTGCGCAACGCCGGCGTCGCACAACTCGGCAAGGTGCGCTTCACCGACACCACCGTCGGCAACGACGAGGCGATCCACGACGGCAGCGTGCTGCGTATCGCCGATGAAACCGACAACATCTATTGGGAGCCGCCGGCCGCTCTGGTTCTGCAGCAAGACGGCAAGCAGTTCCTGCAAATCGAGCAGCAAGGTTTCGCCGACAGCGTGATCTGGAATCCGGGCCCGATCAAGGCCGCGCAACTCGGCGACATGCCGGCGCAGGACTGGACCCGCATGCTGTGCATCGAGGCGGCGCAGATCGGACATCCGGTGCGCTTGTCGCCGCAAGCGACCTGGCGCGGTTTGCAGCGTCTTGGACGGGCGGTCTGAACTTCATTGCTTCATTGTTTTTCAAGCAGCACTTTTTCCACCGACCATTTGCTCTGTTCCAGGTGATAGATCGTGTAAGCCGGGTTGATCACCGCACCGTTCGCATCGAAGGAAACGATGCCGGTCAAGCCGGGGTAGCGGATCTCGTGCAAGGCGGTGGTGACGGCTTTCGGGTCGACCGAGCCGGCCTTCTGGATGGCGGCGACGAGGACGTTCGCGGCATCGTAGGCGAACAGGGCATAGTGCGTGATCTCGCCCTTGAAGCGGACGCGCATCTTGTCGTTGAACTCGCGCCAGCCCGGCAGGCGATCGCGCGGCACGCCGGTTTCCAGCGCCCACACGTTGCCCTGCACTCCTTCCGCGAGCTGCACGAACAGGCCGGTCGCAGTGCCTCCGGTGGCTACCAGCCTGACGTTCATGTCCCGTCGCATCATGCTGCGCGCAAGCAAGGCGCTTTGCGTCACGACGCCGCCGAACACGATGACATCGGCGTTGATCTTCTGCGCGTTGTTCAGCGCAGGATTGAAATCCGAGGTCTTGCTGCTGATGGCCTCGCGGCTGACGATGAGGCCGCCGGCGCGCCGCACCCCGGAAACAAAGGAATCGGCGAAGTCGGTGCCATACGCAGTCCCGTCCTCAATCACGGCTATGCGCGCAGCCTGCAAATTGCGGACGACGAATTCCGCCAGGCGCACGGCGCCGACGCCGTCGTGTCCCTGCACCTGGAAGATGGTGCGCAAACCCTCTCGAGGGAATCGGCTACTGGTGGTCGCGATCGGAATCTGCGGAATGCCGGCGGCGCTGTAGAGCCCTGCCACGGCAATGCTGGGGCCGCTGTTCCAGTGACCGATCACGCCGACCACTTTGGAGCGGATGAAATATTGCGCAATGGGCGTAGCGAACAGGGCGTCGCCCTTGTCGTCTTCCACCAGCAGGCGGAACACCAGCTGCTTGCCGCCGATGCGGATGGCGCGACGGTTGGCCTCATCGAAGGCCAGCCGGACCGCGGCGATGCCGCTCTCCGTGCGCGGTGAGGTCAGCGGTGCGGCGACGCCGACCAGCACCAGCTGCTCGGTCGCGTCGACGGATTGGGCGTGCGCCGCAACGGACAGGAAGAGCGCCGGCAACAAGATGCACAGTTTCATCGAATCTCCCGCTTCCGCGCCTTGACGGCTGCGGCGTGATTGGTAGTGGGTGGTCGATTCATTGTGCGCGCGCCAGTAAATTGTCTTTTCGACAAGAAGCGCGGCATTGCTCCTCCTGTTCCGCAGCTAGGGCGTGGCGCACGAGCCACAGCTGCGCGGTCGTATCTTCTACTGCCGGTCCATCTCAAGCAACAAAGCGCCCTGCGCCGCGCCGGCTTCCAGCAAGCGGTGCGCCTCGGCGGCGTGCGCGAGCGGCAGACGCCCGGCAACGTCGATGACCAGCCCTGCTTGCAGCCGCGTCATGGCGGCTGCGGTGGCGAGACGATATTGCGCCAGGTCCTTGCTGAAGGACAGGATGCTCGGACGCTCCATCAACACGCCGCGCAACTGCGCAGCCGCCAGCGCTTCGGCCGGCGCACCTTCGCCTGAAATCGAACCGATCGTGACGGCCATGCCGCCGCTGCGCGATGCCTCGATGCTGCGCAGGAAGTGTGCGCCGCCTATGCCGTCCACCACGATGTCGGCGCCGAGACCGCCGGTATGTTCGCGCACTGCGGCGACAAAATCCTGTTCACGATAATTGATCGCATGGTCCAGTCCGCGCGACTGCGCCAGCGCCGCCTTCTCGTCGCTGCTGACGGTGCCGATCACGCGCGCGCCCATCGCCTTGGCCCATTGTGTGAGCACCAGCCCGAGTCCGCCGGCGGCGGCGTGCACCAGGACAGTCTGGCCCGGCTGCAGGCGGCCGTAGTGATTCAGCAGCAGGTAAGCGGTCATGCTGCGCAACAGGCCGGCGCCGCCTTGCTCGAACGAGACATTGTCGGGCAAGGCAATGGCGCGTTCGGCGGCGATGTCGACCAGCCTGGCATACCCGCCGCTGCTCGCCGACCACGCCACACGCTGCCCCACGCGTGCGCCGTCCACGCCGGCGCCGACTGCCGTGATCACGCCGCTGCCTTCCACGCCGAGCACCGCCGGCAAGGGCAAGGGATAGCGGCCGACGCGCTGGTACACGTCGACATAATTGACGCCCGCGATGTGCTGGCGCACCCGTACCGCACCCGGCGCCAATGGTGGCAAGGTGCGTGTGACGAGCTCGAAGTTGGCGGTGTCGCCGTAGGCGGACAACTCGATAAGCTGGGGCTGGGAAGTGGTTGCGGTCATGTCTGTGCTCCGGTAACAAATGAGGAAAGTGGACGCTCAGAATAACTTCG is a window of Herbaspirillum hiltneri N3 DNA encoding:
- a CDS encoding M20/M25/M40 family metallo-hydrolase, which encodes MKNLSRRSLSFSLTAACAAAVMLCSASLQAAEVSVAQTSAAAKGTFREWTEVLAIPNDSIVAADIQRNTAWFEQAFQRRGFRTRQLANDGKPMLFAELPGNKAGATTVLFYAHLDGQAVTPSEWQQESPWKPTLKQRNAAGQWEALPIEQLYGANPNPEWRLFGRAAADDKAPIMMMLAAFDALKASGATPSVNVKIILDAEEEKGSPSLGKVIDQNQALLKADLLVVLDGPMHASNLPTLVFGNRGVAQATLKVFGPRQDSHSGHYGNYAANPAQTMARLLASMKDDDGRVTVAGYYDAVKLDDESRRVMRAVPDDEAALRKRLGIAQAEKVGQNYQEAMQYPSLNVRGMQAADVGPKARTIVPGEAIAELDLRTVPETDPQVLLGLLKAHIEKQGFHLVNGKPTDEERARYPKLAALDYARVSASSMAVRTDLASPIGKWLRSAFVKTYGKEPVQIRMMGGTVPTGAMVGALKIPFVIVPLVNADNNQHSANENMRLGNYIDGVQSLTGILTEPFPAK
- a CDS encoding E22 family MetX-like putative esterase, producing MILVRRVFFSLTFFGALSALSGAAFSAQPQLQARQLQPQAQLQSQPQMQAAQHSTAPLPLVTKQVFTLPSYTTVGGQEIRNVRVGYETYGKLNDVGDNAIFVAHFYSGTSHAAGKYKDSDAAPGYWDSIIGPGKAIDTDKYFVISADTLVNINTKDPMVTTTGPASINAATGKPYGMSFPVVAMRDSVRVHKQLLDKLGVRQLVAAVGASGGSIQAMEWAALYPDFVKRVVHVIGPGFDISPYVISLLDVWSLPVRLDPKWRQGDYYGSGEPDDGVAAALKVVTVQTRHWDWAQAAFGYAPADPAKPPGAAMGNQFKIEAALEAGARARAKVADGNSIIYMSKANQLYHLSDDEVKGIKAKILFIPSSTDLVFPLKLSSEALQRFKKLGGRGTLYLLQGPGGHLEGVLNIDKAAGMIERFINTP
- a CDS encoding D-hexose-6-phosphate mutarotase, with the protein product MPTAKLPDVAGLLQLHNAHGDSAVISLYGAQLLSWQTADGREHLYCTPEPSLKPGASIRGGVPVCFPQFSGRGALPKHGLVRNLVWQIDGDVLSGAGQDVAYARLSLSDSDATRALWPHSFALQLQVELGAGWVSVALNVTNTGDSAFDFTTALHTYLATPDVRNAGVAQLGKVRFTDTTVGNDEAIHDGSVLRIADETDNIYWEPPAALVLQQDGKQFLQIEQQGFADSVIWNPGPIKAAQLGDMPAQDWTRMLCIEAAQIGHPVRLSPQATWRGLQRLGRAV
- a CDS encoding branched-chain amino acid ABC transporter substrate-binding protein, coding for MKLCILLPALFLSVAAHAQSVDATEQLVLVGVAAPLTSPRTESGIAAVRLAFDEANRRAIRIGGKQLVFRLLVEDDKGDALFATPIAQYFIRSKVVGVIGHWNSGPSIAVAGLYSAAGIPQIPIATTSSRFPREGLRTIFQVQGHDGVGAVRLAEFVVRNLQAARIAVIEDGTAYGTDFADSFVSGVRRAGGLIVSREAISSKTSDFNPALNNAQKINADVIVFGGVVTQSALLARSMMRRDMNVRLVATGGTATGLFVQLAEGVQGNVWALETGVPRDRLPGWREFNDKMRVRFKGEITHYALFAYDAANVLVAAIQKAGSVDPKAVTTALHEIRYPGLTGIVSFDANGAVINPAYTIYHLEQSKWSVEKVLLEKQ
- a CDS encoding quinone oxidoreductase family protein; translation: MTATTSQPQLIELSAYGDTANFELVTRTLPPLAPGAVRVRQHIAGVNYVDVYQRVGRYPLPLPAVLGVEGSGVITAVGAGVDGARVGQRVAWSASSGGYARLVDIAAERAIALPDNVSFEQGGAGLLRSMTAYLLLNHYGRLQPGQTVLVHAAAGGLGLVLTQWAKAMGARVIGTVSSDEKAALAQSRGLDHAINYREQDFVAAVREHTGGLGADIVVDGIGGAHFLRSIEASRSGGMAVTIGSISGEGAPAEALAAAQLRGVLMERPSILSFSKDLAQYRLATAAAMTRLQAGLVIDVAGRLPLAHAAEAHRLLEAGAAQGALLLEMDRQ